The proteins below come from a single Hirundo rustica isolate bHirRus1 chromosome 6, bHirRus1.pri.v3, whole genome shotgun sequence genomic window:
- the INAFM2 gene encoding putative transmembrane protein INAFM2: MKEKEAGAERGKPATYTGDKKARMAAKTNKKWVRLATVLAYVLSVSLAAIVLAVYYSLIWQPVRGSGGSSSPGPGAAATPAQLRAAPAGPTAGPPPAPPRTGPGPGPFATAPPAASPPPAAASGPGAGSP; encoded by the coding sequence caAGCCCGCCACTTACACAGGGGACAAGAAGGCGCGCATGGCGGCCAAGACCAACAAGAAGTGGGTGCGCCTGGCCACCGTGCTGGCCTACGTGCTCTCCGTCTCGCTGGCCGCCATCGTGCTCGCCGTCTACTACAGCCTCATCTGGCAGCCGGTGCGCGGCAGCGGCGGCTCctccagccccggccccggcgccgccgccacCCCCGCGCAGctccgcgccgcgcccgccggaCCCACGGCGGGGCctccgcccgcgccgccgcgcaccggccccggccccggccccttCGCCACCGCCCCGCCGGCCGCGTCCCCCCCGCCCGCGGCTGCGAGCGGGCCGGGAGCCGGCAGCCCCTGA
- the CCDC9B gene encoding coiled-coil domain-containing protein 9B isoform X2: MSNMHRADAAVDDAVLRKKEQKDVELDKKILALRKKNEALIRRYQEIEEDKKRAEQEGMAVTSRRPKQDGLTITITKAHNDKRVVSEKWGSPCPTSPGFGIGSEEDEEEEEADHMFTFRMGKRMQLAVTMDNKAKAKRIVSEKRSESFPGPGRAPELSEEEMDHLVAFRRGRRMQIAITMDNKDKAEERRTAEKRRSDSDRGVESEHSRKDGGKPAQKSSGDSSFPMAGRERSEYIRWKKERDQIDLERLARHKNAKGEWRRAWDVEKSEHMFEEDFVKDGQPALDNPSNKKGGRNARKFQHRILPVDGRGGGHHGVNVSDPGPKAVSAVSSRAKGKDRLTGRARRWDAKEGEDISLLKDDLDGQRSLGMDRRKGRGDEGMEENCTAELEEKGKQPSQDHGASSSQRLRSGKVQPAQNGQKEEQRGTRGCSTEVSVTSTKDSEPGLKPSKESVGEDANGKPSTADISQEKEGTDSTASQSSLQSTVEGTRPGSEEILSLPVGANVDGAGSEKQPASEQESSENSANSHGGKLDTAAGDKVDADQGQLVSKGGEDVTQTTAPETQALALKGSEDAEGTEHHEPSPPGKASSDKTVVPEQDTAKSHSGEGDQPEDCEDKDSGDAHN, from the exons ATGTCCAACATGCACCGAGCT GATGCTGCTGTGGATGATGCTGTGTTAaggaagaaagagcagaaagatgTTGAACTTGATAAGAAAATCTTGGCTTTGCGGAAAAAGAACGAAGCGCTGATACGAAGGTACCAG GAAATAGAAGAAGACAAAAAGCGAGCAGAACAGGAGGGAATGGCTGTTACCTCCAGGAGGCCCAAGCAGGATGGACTCACTATTACCATCACCAAAGCTCACAAC GACAAAAGGGTGGTGAGTGAGAAATGGGGGAGCCCCTGTCCTACAAGCCCTGGGTTCGGCATTGGCAGTGAagaagatgaggaggaggaggaagcagatCATATGTTCACATTCAGGATGGGGAAGAGGATGCAGCTGGCTGTTACCATGGACAACAAAGCAAAG GCCAAGAGGATCGTCAGCGAGAAACGCTCCGAGAGCTTCCCTGGCCCGGGCCGAGCGCCGGAGCTGAGCGAGGAGGAGATGGACCATCTGGTGGCCTTCCGACGGGGAAGGAGGATGCAGATTGCCATCACCATGGATAACAAGGACAAG GCAGAAGAGcggagaacagcagagaagaggaGATCAGACAGTGACAGAGGCGTGGAAAGTGAGCACAGCCGGAAG GATGGTGGGAAGCCAGCCCAGAAGAGCTCTGGAGACTCGAGTTTCCCCATGGCTGGCCGGGAGCGCTCCGAGTACATCCGCTGGAAGAAGGAGCGAGACCAGATCGACCTGGAGCGCCTGGCACGTCACAAGAACGCCAAGGGCGAGTGGCGCCGGGCTTGGGATGTGGAGAAGTCAGAGCACAT GTTTGAAGAGGACTTTGTTAAGGATGGGCAGCCAGCCTTGGATAATCCCAGCAATAAGAAAG GGGGAAGGAATGCAAGGAAATTCCAGCACAGGATCCTTCCTGTGGACGGGAGAG GTGGAGGTCATCATGGAGTGAATGTGAGCGACCCTGGGCCGAAAGCAGTGTCTGCTGTGAGCAGTCGAGCCAAGGGGAAGGACAGATTGACAGGCAGAGCCAGAAG ATGGGATGCAAAAGAAGGCGAGGACATATCTCTTCTGAAGGATGACCTTGATGGCCAG AGGAGCCTTGGTATGGACAGGCGGAAGGGCAGAGGTGACGAGGGGATGGAAGAGAACtgcacagctgagctggaggagaaggggaaacaGCCGAGCCAGGATCACGGGGCCTCCTCCTCACAGCGGCTGCGAAGTGGGAAGGTCCAGCCTGCCCAGAATGGCcagaaggaggagcagaggggaacgaggggctgcagcacagaggtATCTGTGACCAGCACCAAGGACTCAGAGCCAGGGCTCAAGCCAAGCAAAGAGAGTGTCGGGGAAGATGCCAATGGGaagcccagcactgctgacaTCTCCCAGGAGAAGGAGGGCACTGACAGCACTGCTTCGCAGAGCAGCCTTCAGAGCACTGTGGAAGGCACCAGGCCTGGCAGCGAGGAGATCTTGTCACTGCCCGTGGGAGCGAATGTAGATGGAGCTGGGTCGGAGAAACAGCCAGCTTCGGAACAGGAATCCTCTGAGAACTCTGCCAACAGCCACGGAGGAAAGCTCgacacagcagcaggagacaaaGTAGATGCAGATCAAGGACAGCTGGTGAGCAAAGGAGGGGAAGATGTGACCCAAACCACTGCTCCTGAGACACAGGCACTTGCACTGAAAGGAAGCGAAGATGCTGAAGGCACTGAACACCACGAGCCTTCACCCCCAGGGAAAGCCAGCTCTGACAAGACTGTTGTGCCTGAGCAGGACACGGCAAAATCCCACTCTGGGGAAGGGGACCAGCCTGAGGACTGCGAGGACAAGGACAGTGGGGACGCTCACAACTAG
- the CCDC9B gene encoding coiled-coil domain-containing protein 9B isoform X1 encodes MSNMHRADAAVDDAVLRKKEQKDVELDKKILALRKKNEALIRRYQEIEEDKKRAEQEGMAVTSRRPKQDGLTITITKAHNDLKDAITQTEHYGQDSPALSMDKRVVSEKWGSPCPTSPGFGIGSEEDEEEEEADHMFTFRMGKRMQLAVTMDNKAKAKRIVSEKRSESFPGPGRAPELSEEEMDHLVAFRRGRRMQIAITMDNKDKAEERRTAEKRRSDSDRGVESEHSRKDGGKPAQKSSGDSSFPMAGRERSEYIRWKKERDQIDLERLARHKNAKGEWRRAWDVEKSEHMFEEDFVKDGQPALDNPSNKKGGRNARKFQHRILPVDGRGGGHHGVNVSDPGPKAVSAVSSRAKGKDRLTGRARRWDAKEGEDISLLKDDLDGQRSLGMDRRKGRGDEGMEENCTAELEEKGKQPSQDHGASSSQRLRSGKVQPAQNGQKEEQRGTRGCSTEVSVTSTKDSEPGLKPSKESVGEDANGKPSTADISQEKEGTDSTASQSSLQSTVEGTRPGSEEILSLPVGANVDGAGSEKQPASEQESSENSANSHGGKLDTAAGDKVDADQGQLVSKGGEDVTQTTAPETQALALKGSEDAEGTEHHEPSPPGKASSDKTVVPEQDTAKSHSGEGDQPEDCEDKDSGDAHN; translated from the exons ATGTCCAACATGCACCGAGCT GATGCTGCTGTGGATGATGCTGTGTTAaggaagaaagagcagaaagatgTTGAACTTGATAAGAAAATCTTGGCTTTGCGGAAAAAGAACGAAGCGCTGATACGAAGGTACCAG GAAATAGAAGAAGACAAAAAGCGAGCAGAACAGGAGGGAATGGCTGTTACCTCCAGGAGGCCCAAGCAGGATGGACTCACTATTACCATCACCAAAGCTCACAAC GACCTGAAAGATGCAATTACCCAGACTGAACACTATGGACAAGATAGCCCAGCTCTCTCGATG GACAAAAGGGTGGTGAGTGAGAAATGGGGGAGCCCCTGTCCTACAAGCCCTGGGTTCGGCATTGGCAGTGAagaagatgaggaggaggaggaagcagatCATATGTTCACATTCAGGATGGGGAAGAGGATGCAGCTGGCTGTTACCATGGACAACAAAGCAAAG GCCAAGAGGATCGTCAGCGAGAAACGCTCCGAGAGCTTCCCTGGCCCGGGCCGAGCGCCGGAGCTGAGCGAGGAGGAGATGGACCATCTGGTGGCCTTCCGACGGGGAAGGAGGATGCAGATTGCCATCACCATGGATAACAAGGACAAG GCAGAAGAGcggagaacagcagagaagaggaGATCAGACAGTGACAGAGGCGTGGAAAGTGAGCACAGCCGGAAG GATGGTGGGAAGCCAGCCCAGAAGAGCTCTGGAGACTCGAGTTTCCCCATGGCTGGCCGGGAGCGCTCCGAGTACATCCGCTGGAAGAAGGAGCGAGACCAGATCGACCTGGAGCGCCTGGCACGTCACAAGAACGCCAAGGGCGAGTGGCGCCGGGCTTGGGATGTGGAGAAGTCAGAGCACAT GTTTGAAGAGGACTTTGTTAAGGATGGGCAGCCAGCCTTGGATAATCCCAGCAATAAGAAAG GGGGAAGGAATGCAAGGAAATTCCAGCACAGGATCCTTCCTGTGGACGGGAGAG GTGGAGGTCATCATGGAGTGAATGTGAGCGACCCTGGGCCGAAAGCAGTGTCTGCTGTGAGCAGTCGAGCCAAGGGGAAGGACAGATTGACAGGCAGAGCCAGAAG ATGGGATGCAAAAGAAGGCGAGGACATATCTCTTCTGAAGGATGACCTTGATGGCCAG AGGAGCCTTGGTATGGACAGGCGGAAGGGCAGAGGTGACGAGGGGATGGAAGAGAACtgcacagctgagctggaggagaaggggaaacaGCCGAGCCAGGATCACGGGGCCTCCTCCTCACAGCGGCTGCGAAGTGGGAAGGTCCAGCCTGCCCAGAATGGCcagaaggaggagcagaggggaacgaggggctgcagcacagaggtATCTGTGACCAGCACCAAGGACTCAGAGCCAGGGCTCAAGCCAAGCAAAGAGAGTGTCGGGGAAGATGCCAATGGGaagcccagcactgctgacaTCTCCCAGGAGAAGGAGGGCACTGACAGCACTGCTTCGCAGAGCAGCCTTCAGAGCACTGTGGAAGGCACCAGGCCTGGCAGCGAGGAGATCTTGTCACTGCCCGTGGGAGCGAATGTAGATGGAGCTGGGTCGGAGAAACAGCCAGCTTCGGAACAGGAATCCTCTGAGAACTCTGCCAACAGCCACGGAGGAAAGCTCgacacagcagcaggagacaaaGTAGATGCAGATCAAGGACAGCTGGTGAGCAAAGGAGGGGAAGATGTGACCCAAACCACTGCTCCTGAGACACAGGCACTTGCACTGAAAGGAAGCGAAGATGCTGAAGGCACTGAACACCACGAGCCTTCACCCCCAGGGAAAGCCAGCTCTGACAAGACTGTTGTGCCTGAGCAGGACACGGCAAAATCCCACTCTGGGGAAGGGGACCAGCCTGAGGACTGCGAGGACAAGGACAGTGGGGACGCTCACAACTAG